In Pseudocalidococcus azoricus BACA0444, the genomic stretch TCGAGAATTTGCCGATAGAGCATCAACGCCGACCACACCGGCCACCGCGCATCTTTGTGTAAATAGCCTACACCCGCCTCGGCCTGGACATAAAACTCTTGGGCGCGGGCAATTTGGAACTTCATTAACTCCCGCCAGTTGCGATTGACCACCCCATTTAAGAGTTCTTCTTCCGAATAGTTAAACGCTGCTAAATCTTCCAGGGGTAAATAAATACGCCCGCGCCGGACATCTTCCCCGACATCTCGCAAAATATTCGTTAACTGATTCGCCACCCCCAACGCCACCGCCTGATCGGATAAGGTTCCGCGGGCCTGGTAGGGATTGACCCATGGAGATTTCAGTTGATCATTAAACGGTTCCGCTCCCATCACCGCCAGAGACATTAAGCCAACAGTCCCCGCCACCCGATAGCAGTACAAATTCAACTCATCAAAGGTGGCATAGCGATTGCGATGTAAGTCCATCCGTTGCCCCGCAATCATGTCCCGATAGGGTTGAATATCCTGGGGAAACTTATCCAAGGTATCCACCAAAGCCAAATCCATGCCATCGTGGGGTTTACCAGCAAAAATATCCTCTAAGCGGGCTTCCCAGTCATCCAGGGTTTTGGGGGTTGTTAAGGCCGCTTGGGGGCCATCCACCAATTCATCAGTCCGCCGACACCAAACATAGATCGCCCAAATTGCCTGTCGCTTGGCCGGGGGCATTAACAAGGTGCCAAGATAAAACGTTTTGGCGTACTGGGCCGTGACTTGCCGACATTGTTCGTAGGCCGCGTCTAATGGGACAAGCGGGGGCGAGTACTCTGGTCTAGACAGTTGCAGCATCAACAAGAGTCGCAGTAGAGGGCAAAGATTCAGGCACGTCTAGTTTGGCATTGGTAATGGCCTGCGCTGTCAGCTTACCAGAAAGCACTGCCCCTTCCATACTGCCCAAATACTCTTGATAAGTATAACTGCCCGCCAAAAAGAAGTTGGGGATCACCGTGGCCTGGGTTGGGCGAAATTGTTGTCGGCCTGGGGTGGCTTTATACACCGAGCGGGGGGTTTTAACCACGGCTGTTTTTAAGACTTTCACAGGCTCAGGGAGATGGTCGGGGAAAAGTTTGGTCAGTTCTGCCAGTGTGGCCTGGATGATGTCATCGTTAGAGCGGCCAATCCAATCTTCGGCTGGGGCTAAGACTAATTCCAACATTGAGCGATTGGGGTCTTCATACTCCTTACAAGTGGTACTCATGTCGGCATAAACACTCAGGAGGTTGGAGCGGGAAAAGAGCAGATGATCCACCGTGGGCAATTTCTGATCAAACCAGATTTGGACATTAATCACCGGCACTCCTTCCAGGCCCTCCAACATCTGAAAATTGGGCAGTTCTTTCCACCGCTCTGGTAGCAATAACTTCAAGGCATCTACAGACATGGCCGATACATAGGCATCCGCAGTAATTTCCCGCTCCGGTTGACTGTCATAGCCCCGAATCCGAAACGCCTGAACAGAGCCATCCCCATTCAAGACAATTTCCTTCAAAGCGGCATTGGAATGAAACTCGCCACCCCGCTCGATTACATAATCCATAATTGGCTGACACAGGCGTTCTGGGGGCGCACCATCTAAAAAAGCAATCTTCGAGCCGTAACGTTCTTTCAAAAAGCGGTTAATGGCCGTTAAGGGAATCGTGGCTGAAACATCTTCCGGGTTAATAAACGTCAACGCCTTAGATGCAGCAATAAAAATATCCGAGTTGACCCGCTCATCAATGCCCTGTTGCTCGAGCCATGCCAAAAGGCTGTACTTGTCCATGTCCTCCACATACTTTTGTCCCCGGATAATGGCCGGAATTAACCCCCAGGCAAACCGCACCTTCTGCTCCCAGGTCAACATATCGTTATTACGGAGGATCGAGACAATCACATTAAAGGGAGCGGGAATATCTGGGACATCAAACCAAGACAGGACTCCCGGCTTTTCCGGCTGGTTAAAAATGAGGGCATGACGTTTCCATTGCAACCGATCCAGGATGTTTAATTCCCCCATCAGTTGCAACATATTCGGGTAAGCCCCAAAGAAAGCATGGAGACCCGTTTCAATCCAGGCCCCATCCTTGTCTTGCCAGGCCGCCACCAGGCCACCAAACACAGCCGACCGCTCAAACACAATCGGTGTATGACCTGCATCAACTAAGTATTTAGCGCAAGATAATCCGGCTAACCCGCCCCCAGCAATGGCAACTCGCATGAGCAAACCTAAAAAAATTTGGAAATTCGTATTTATTATAGTTTACAAAATGTTACGTTATCCCCCTCTCTACTCAGGAAGCCCTCGAGATTTTAGTGGTGATGGCTAAGATTGAGGCCAATCCATGATCCAGGCCTGGGCAAGGGGATATCGAACTGGGGATGATATGAAGGACAAGTACAGTTGCAAAAACCGTTGTGAACATCGCCCCCTGGCAAACCCCTGCTTATCAACACCACGCCCAGTTTCTTTGGCAAAGTTTTCATGACTGGACAGGTCGGTGGTTAATCCCCGATTTAGCTGA encodes the following:
- a CDS encoding phytoene synthase, yielding MLQLSRPEYSPPLVPLDAAYEQCRQVTAQYAKTFYLGTLLMPPAKRQAIWAIYVWCRRTDELVDGPQAALTTPKTLDDWEARLEDIFAGKPHDGMDLALVDTLDKFPQDIQPYRDMIAGQRMDLHRNRYATFDELNLYCYRVAGTVGLMSLAVMGAEPFNDQLKSPWVNPYQARGTLSDQAVALGVANQLTNILRDVGEDVRRGRIYLPLEDLAAFNYSEEELLNGVVNRNWRELMKFQIARAQEFYVQAEAGVGYLHKDARWPVWSALMLYRQILDVIEQNNYDVFTRRAYVSGWKKFVGLPLAWCKSL
- the pds gene encoding 15-cis-phytoene desaturase, whose translation is MRVAIAGGGLAGLSCAKYLVDAGHTPIVFERSAVFGGLVAAWQDKDGAWIETGLHAFFGAYPNMLQLMGELNILDRLQWKRHALIFNQPEKPGVLSWFDVPDIPAPFNVIVSILRNNDMLTWEQKVRFAWGLIPAIIRGQKYVEDMDKYSLLAWLEQQGIDERVNSDIFIAASKALTFINPEDVSATIPLTAINRFLKERYGSKIAFLDGAPPERLCQPIMDYVIERGGEFHSNAALKEIVLNGDGSVQAFRIRGYDSQPEREITADAYVSAMSVDALKLLLPERWKELPNFQMLEGLEGVPVINVQIWFDQKLPTVDHLLFSRSNLLSVYADMSTTCKEYEDPNRSMLELVLAPAEDWIGRSNDDIIQATLAELTKLFPDHLPEPVKVLKTAVVKTPRSVYKATPGRQQFRPTQATVIPNFFLAGSYTYQEYLGSMEGAVLSGKLTAQAITNAKLDVPESLPSTATLVDAATV